A region from the candidate division KSB1 bacterium genome encodes:
- a CDS encoding PorV/PorQ family protein → MKKLMCSLVALALSLPMTPALAQGPGSSGVLFLLITPGARAAGMGESFVSIADDATATYWNPAGLAFQEGTEISLMHSNWLPQLAPDLYYDYATVRHSLGPIGTAGLSVTFINLGEQTITGELDPTPLGTFSSYELAVAGSFGSKLTANSAAGVTLKFIYSNLAPQVSNTAQKGDGRATAFAVDIGYLHKNFLLDRMNFGVNLTNLGPKITYIDAAQADPLPTNLRLGFSYQLLKQEFNSLLLTTEFDRLLVSIPKKGKKADPVYKALFTAWTDENFKQEIKHIIYNVGAEYWYNNLLALRAGYHYDEIGKVKYISAGAGLKYSLYRLDFGYVSAGEGHPLSDTMRFSLTFGI, encoded by the coding sequence ATGAAAAAGTTGATGTGTTCCCTCGTCGCGTTGGCGCTGTCTCTCCCGATGACTCCGGCGTTGGCGCAAGGCCCCGGCAGCAGCGGTGTTCTGTTTCTTTTGATCACGCCCGGCGCGCGCGCCGCCGGCATGGGCGAATCGTTCGTGAGCATCGCGGACGACGCCACCGCGACCTACTGGAACCCGGCCGGTTTGGCGTTTCAGGAAGGCACGGAAATTTCGTTGATGCATTCCAACTGGCTGCCACAACTGGCCCCCGATCTGTATTATGATTACGCCACGGTCCGGCACAGCTTGGGCCCGATCGGCACCGCCGGCTTGTCGGTCACGTTCATCAATTTGGGCGAGCAAACCATCACCGGCGAGCTGGATCCGACGCCGCTCGGCACCTTCAGCAGCTACGAGCTGGCGGTGGCCGGCAGCTTCGGCAGCAAGCTCACGGCCAACAGCGCCGCCGGCGTGACGCTCAAATTTATTTACAGCAACCTGGCGCCGCAAGTGAGCAACACGGCTCAAAAAGGCGATGGACGCGCCACGGCCTTTGCTGTCGATATCGGATATCTGCACAAAAATTTTCTGCTCGACCGCATGAACTTCGGCGTCAATTTGACCAACCTCGGCCCGAAGATTACCTACATTGACGCGGCGCAGGCCGATCCGCTGCCGACGAATTTGCGACTGGGTTTCAGCTATCAACTGCTGAAGCAGGAATTCAACAGCCTGCTGCTTACCACGGAATTTGACCGCCTGCTGGTGTCGATTCCGAAAAAGGGTAAGAAGGCCGATCCGGTTTACAAGGCGTTGTTCACCGCCTGGACCGACGAAAATTTCAAGCAGGAAATCAAGCATATCATTTATAACGTCGGCGCCGAGTATTGGTACAACAACCTGCTCGCCTTGCGCGCCGGTTACCATTACGACGAGATCGGCAAGGTCAAATACATTTCCGCCGGCGCCGGGTTGAAATACTCGCTCTATCGCCTCGACTTTGGTTACGTCTCCGCCGGCGAAGGCCATCCGCTCAGCGACACCATGCGCTTCTCGCTGACCTTCGGCATCTAA
- a CDS encoding FG-GAP-like repeat-containing protein gives MPRRIVGIFSLGICVCLFRVSTVSAFIPQSSAHKSLKSQYRHSQPGARLQLQSRLGETAADTLDILAIRVDFKRDTIPQTTGDGRFVLTASDKNIIDAPPHNRAYFEAQLLALKNYFASVSRGKLILRYQVFPAGSDEAYHLDQPMNYYGPGRRDPNSDKRLAELFQDGFKKADAAGAIDFSKFDSFILFHAGVGEDFADELDATPNDIPSAFLTLEDLRKNLGNGDPNYKGVSVRNGNFFIPDGIILPETQSREIPGRGLVEFGLLGTTALMFGHQIGLPNLFNTDNGTPGIGFWGLMDQGSNNFQGLLPAQPEAWSKVFLGWEKPIVVTQGENLEVAAALHANPNKIYKIPITDTEYFLIENRQRDVDGNRIAIGRDVNGTRVEFKETGFIGAAQSIGVITQVDEYDFGLPYALDANNRAQPGCGILIWHIDEDIIRRNYASNRVNADRERRGVDLEEADGAQDIGRVYGFLDPGSGSENGVAEDAWWKSNPVITRFLRPNKPVEFGPNTMPSTASNSGGQTGIVITNFSEILPVMTFSVRNVLQVANFPQYVSGQPNTLPPLLADLTGDGKLDIVVATTAGEILAWQADGRKVIDNLDVATVVQPNGISATIPKATFAVLGDSLFAPPVLVDLNRDDRAEVLTAGKDGKLRAWYASDANLDGRADLLWQVDLGAPSRANIAVRIDSGYIFCGTENGRLFNLFFNGARRWFAPTNMRIRGISLFNQNNFAVTFAKEGLLLFTNFGIPLTSGAPNIGKVDFSEAVAVADLDNDGNREIVFRDATSLQAADLRISAPKGFPISLAGQEKSGVAIGDINNDGRKEIVLVAKNQLYAYNFNGVLTENFPLAISLAPNAKLQNPLTPIIADADGDGVQDVLIAGVDGNVYAYRRDGALVAGFPLAMSGAGLGSLAAADLDGDGKLELVGVSGNGYVHVWRLPSSSNKADWPMYHHDAAQTSLNAARETPIVVADNLMPAKSVYNYPNPTVGNATTIRYRLNENAEVKISIYDAAGDLVEKLAGPGLAQADNEIEWNLQNVQSGVYLARVEAKGHNETSVAIIKIAVVK, from the coding sequence ATGCCAAGAAGAATTGTTGGAATTTTTTCGCTCGGGATTTGCGTTTGTCTTTTTCGCGTCTCAACCGTTTCCGCTTTCATTCCGCAGAGTTCTGCTCATAAATCCCTCAAAAGCCAGTATCGCCATTCGCAGCCCGGCGCGCGTCTCCAGCTCCAATCGCGGCTTGGAGAAACCGCCGCCGATACGCTCGATATTCTCGCCATCCGCGTCGATTTCAAGCGCGACACGATTCCGCAAACCACCGGCGACGGGCGCTTCGTGCTCACCGCTTCGGATAAAAACATCATCGATGCGCCGCCGCATAACCGCGCCTATTTTGAAGCGCAGCTCCTGGCGCTGAAAAATTATTTTGCCAGCGTTTCACGCGGCAAATTGATTTTACGCTATCAGGTTTTTCCCGCCGGCAGCGATGAGGCCTATCATCTCGACCAGCCGATGAATTATTACGGCCCGGGCCGCCGCGATCCCAACAGCGACAAGCGGCTCGCCGAGCTTTTTCAAGACGGCTTTAAAAAGGCGGATGCCGCCGGCGCGATTGACTTTTCCAAATTCGACAGTTTCATTCTTTTTCACGCTGGCGTCGGCGAGGATTTTGCCGATGAGCTCGACGCCACGCCGAACGACATTCCCAGCGCGTTTTTGACGCTGGAGGATTTGCGAAAAAATCTCGGCAACGGCGATCCGAATTACAAGGGCGTTTCCGTTCGCAACGGCAACTTTTTCATTCCAGACGGCATCATTTTGCCGGAGACGCAGAGCCGCGAAATTCCCGGCCGCGGGCTTGTTGAGTTCGGTTTGTTGGGAACAACCGCGCTGATGTTCGGCCATCAAATCGGCCTGCCCAATCTTTTCAACACCGACAACGGCACCCCGGGCATCGGCTTCTGGGGCTTGATGGATCAAGGCAGCAACAATTTTCAAGGCCTGCTGCCGGCGCAGCCCGAAGCCTGGTCGAAAGTTTTTCTCGGATGGGAAAAACCGATTGTGGTGACGCAGGGCGAAAATCTGGAAGTTGCCGCGGCGCTGCACGCGAATCCCAACAAAATTTACAAAATTCCGATCACCGACACTGAATATTTTTTAATTGAAAACCGGCAGCGCGACGTCGACGGCAACCGCATTGCCATCGGCCGCGATGTCAACGGCACGCGCGTCGAATTTAAAGAAACCGGTTTCATTGGGGCTGCTCAATCCATTGGTGTGATTACGCAGGTTGATGAATATGATTTCGGCCTGCCCTATGCGCTCGATGCAAACAACCGCGCCCAGCCGGGCTGCGGGATTTTGATCTGGCACATCGACGAGGACATCATTCGCCGGAATTATGCGAGCAACCGCGTCAACGCTGATCGCGAGCGCCGCGGCGTCGATCTCGAAGAGGCCGACGGCGCGCAGGACATTGGCCGCGTCTACGGTTTTCTCGATCCCGGTTCCGGCAGCGAAAACGGTGTGGCTGAAGATGCGTGGTGGAAGAGCAACCCGGTGATCACGCGGTTTTTGCGCCCGAACAAACCGGTTGAGTTCGGCCCGAATACCATGCCGAGCACCGCCTCCAATTCCGGCGGCCAGACCGGCATCGTCATCACGAATTTTTCCGAGATTCTGCCGGTGATGACGTTTTCCGTGCGCAACGTGTTGCAGGTCGCGAATTTCCCTCAATACGTGAGCGGCCAGCCCAATACGCTGCCGCCGCTGTTAGCCGACCTCACCGGCGACGGCAAGCTCGACATCGTTGTCGCGACCACTGCCGGAGAAATTCTCGCCTGGCAGGCCGATGGCCGCAAAGTCATCGACAATCTCGACGTCGCCACGGTTGTTCAGCCCAACGGCATATCCGCAACGATTCCGAAAGCGACGTTTGCGGTTTTGGGCGATTCGCTTTTTGCGCCGCCGGTACTCGTCGATCTGAACCGCGATGACCGCGCCGAAGTTTTGACGGCGGGCAAAGACGGCAAGCTGCGCGCCTGGTACGCCAGCGATGCGAACCTCGATGGCCGCGCCGATTTGTTGTGGCAAGTCGATCTTGGCGCGCCGAGCCGCGCCAACATTGCGGTGCGCATTGACAGCGGCTATATTTTTTGTGGCACCGAAAACGGCCGGCTTTTCAATTTATTTTTCAACGGTGCACGGCGCTGGTTTGCGCCGACGAATATGCGCATTCGAGGCATCAGCCTGTTTAACCAAAATAATTTTGCGGTCACGTTTGCCAAAGAAGGCTTGCTGTTGTTCACGAATTTCGGCATTCCTCTAACTTCGGGCGCGCCGAATATTGGAAAGGTTGATTTTTCCGAAGCGGTGGCCGTGGCGGATCTTGATAACGACGGCAATCGCGAAATCGTTTTTCGCGACGCCACTTCGCTGCAGGCCGCCGACTTGCGAATCTCCGCCCCGAAAGGTTTTCCGATTTCCCTCGCCGGCCAGGAAAAATCCGGCGTGGCGATTGGCGACATCAACAACGACGGCCGCAAAGAAATTGTGCTGGTTGCCAAAAATCAGTTGTACGCCTACAATTTCAACGGCGTGTTGACGGAAAATTTTCCGCTCGCCATCAGCCTGGCCCCAAATGCCAAATTGCAAAATCCGCTGACCCCGATCATTGCCGACGCCGACGGTGACGGAGTGCAGGACGTTCTGATTGCCGGCGTCGACGGCAATGTTTACGCCTATCGCCGCGATGGTGCGCTGGTTGCCGGTTTTCCGCTGGCGATGAGCGGCGCCGGTCTCGGCAGCCTCGCCGCCGCGGATCTTGACGGCGACGGCAAGCTCGAGCTGGTCGGCGTGTCAGGCAACGGTTACGTGCATGTGTGGCGCTTGCCATCGAGCAGCAACAAAGCCGACTGGCCGATGTATCATCACGACGCGGCGCAGACGAGTTTAAATGCGGCAAGAGAAACGCCGATAGTTGTTGCCGACAATTTGATGCCGGCCAAATCGGTTTATAATTATCCGAATCCGACGGTGGGAAACGCCACGACGATTCGCTACCGCTTGAATGAAAACGCCGAAGTGAAAATTTCCATTTACGACGCAGCCGGCGATTTGGTTGAAAAGCTGGCCGGCCCCGGCCTGGCGCAAGCCGATAACGAAATCGAATGGAATTTACAGAACGTGCAAAGCGGCGTCTACCTCGCGCGCGTCGAAGCCAAAGGCCACAACGAAACTTCGGTGGCGATTATCAAAATCGCGGTGGTGAAGTAA
- the creD gene encoding cell envelope integrity protein CreD has product MPGDKLKNSVGLRLFLIGVLSLVLLIPAMMIQGLITEREQRRNSAVFEVSDKWGRPQTLAGPILTVPYKKLIKDEKGNLTPVVEYAHFLPERLSINAELFPEIRYRGIYEVVLYNSKLQLRGNFSLLDFNQFSILAENILWKDSFLALGLGDLKGIREAVKINFNGAGFVANPGIESKDVLEIGISVKPNLRAPSASYEFAIDLDLNGSGAISFVPVGKETSVKISSPWGNPSFVGEFLPVERQVQSNHFNAEWKVLHLNRNYPQQWLGSRHHIMDSSFGVELLLPIDEYQKTMRTAKYAIMFIALTFLAFFLTEVLNKKVIHPIQYILIGLALILFYTLLLSFSEHIKFNSAYLLSSLAIIALVTAYTKSVLSNNPATAIIAGILIVLYGFLYIILQLQDYALLLGSVGLFIILAIVMYVTRKIDWFAIGKLASESQK; this is encoded by the coding sequence ATGCCTGGTGACAAGCTAAAAAATTCCGTCGGCCTCCGCCTGTTCCTCATCGGCGTGTTGAGTCTGGTGTTGTTGATTCCCGCGATGATGATTCAAGGCTTGATCACCGAACGCGAACAGCGCCGCAACAGCGCCGTCTTCGAGGTGAGTGACAAATGGGGCCGGCCGCAAACCCTTGCCGGGCCGATTTTGACGGTGCCGTATAAAAAACTCATTAAAGATGAAAAAGGCAATTTGACGCCGGTGGTCGAGTATGCGCATTTTTTGCCGGAGCGGCTCTCGATCAATGCCGAGTTGTTTCCGGAGATTCGCTATCGTGGCATTTATGAAGTGGTTTTGTACAATTCCAAGCTGCAGCTTCGGGGAAATTTCTCGCTGCTCGATTTCAACCAGTTCAGCATTCTCGCCGAAAATATCTTGTGGAAGGATTCGTTTCTCGCGCTGGGCCTCGGCGATTTAAAAGGCATTCGCGAAGCGGTGAAAATCAACTTCAACGGCGCCGGGTTTGTTGCCAACCCCGGTATTGAGTCGAAAGATGTTTTGGAAATCGGCATCAGCGTCAAGCCAAATCTCAGGGCGCCGAGCGCGAGTTATGAATTTGCCATTGATCTTGATTTGAACGGCAGCGGGGCGATCAGTTTTGTGCCGGTCGGGAAAGAAACCAGTGTGAAAATTTCTTCGCCGTGGGGCAACCCGAGTTTTGTCGGAGAGTTTTTGCCGGTTGAACGGCAGGTTCAGTCCAACCATTTCAACGCCGAATGGAAGGTTTTGCACCTCAATCGCAATTACCCGCAGCAATGGCTCGGCAGCCGGCACCACATCATGGATTCGAGTTTTGGCGTGGAGCTGCTGCTGCCGATCGATGAGTATCAAAAAACCATGCGCACCGCCAAATACGCCATCATGTTCATCGCGCTCACGTTTCTGGCGTTCTTTCTCACCGAGGTGCTGAATAAAAAAGTCATTCATCCGATTCAATACATTCTGATCGGACTGGCGTTGATTTTGTTTTATACTTTGCTGCTGTCTTTTTCCGAACATATCAAATTCAACTCGGCGTATCTGCTGTCGAGCCTGGCGATCATCGCGCTCGTCACGGCGTACACGAAAAGCGTGTTGTCAAACAATCCTGCCACCGCGATCATCGCCGGCATTTTGATTGTTCTGTACGGGTTTTTGTATATTATTTTGCAACTGCAGGATTACGCCTTGCTGCTCGGCAGTGTGGGCTTGTTTATCATTCTGGCCATTGTGATGTATGTGACGCGAAAAATCGATTGGTTTGCGATTGGCAAACTGGCAAGCGAATCGCAGAAGTAA
- a CDS encoding DPP IV N-terminal domain-containing protein has product MASTPAAYLQAQDEPEFTHPELDWSTIETPHFYVHFHNGAEHTAKLTAKIAEEIYTPITALYGYEPDGKIHFIIKDYDDFSNGAAYYLDNKIEIWASAMDFELRGTHNWLRNVITHEFTHMISLGAARKITRHIPAFYLQSLGYEKEKREDVLLGYPNRIVSYPLPFTTVPPWFAEGVAQYQLPELQYDLWDSHRDMMLRTAIVENKMLTYSEMNSFGKNSIGSERVYNQGYSFAGYIAGRYGIEALKRISNNMRSPWRFSFDSAIKKAVGKSGAELYREWKKYLEEKYATQLREIQTHKVEGELLQAKGSANFFPRWSPDGKSLAFLTNAGMDYIGQTALVIRDQATGKIKAVKGGIHSAFAWSPDGKQIVYSRKSENNHGRSMFYDLYLYDLQSGKEQRLTESARAQSPSWSPDGKRIVCAVNGDGTQNLALLYLETKKLKILTAYRNQEQVYTPQWSPEGGKILFGSSRLRGRDLYVYDLRAGQISPVFADSPNDGNHPTDRRDAVFSPDGKKIYFSWDESGIFNIYSHDLETRQTAPLTNVIGGAFMPSVNQNGELVFSTFVAEGYKIALLKNPQPLPTEQIRYLTYAEDGVKLASRDGNGALANLDVSGIKHAAYDDSKVPDYQAKPYSGHYTAVAFLPRVAFDYGTTKVGGYFYSGDMLDKYNFIGGFAANRAKDYDAFLLLDYKKLGPVFFIEGYNQVLHTDVDGIGLRYNLWQVDAGARKWFNSRHRSKLSFTYSNYNAKITDVINGAKVSFAYTYYIGKAVSFEHIYTQRSRAVDGEINPRAGRDVRFRYSREFNDFIRSDPDDAFRPTKYGTFVENYDPHNLHRFELDWTEHFGLPGRSGLTLYGRGGLLTPNANNFFYFFAGGLPGVRGYPYYSMEGRYLAHGRITYRFPLFRRMDFSLLHLYFDKLYLGVSYDYGGAFVNTKVVRNKLHDSINLQARLSLSSFYVFPTQIFFNAAYGFDKFKNRGVTYGQEWRYYFGLAFGFLDE; this is encoded by the coding sequence TTGGCATCAACGCCGGCTGCTTATTTGCAAGCTCAAGACGAGCCGGAATTCACCCATCCCGAGCTGGACTGGAGCACCATCGAGACGCCGCATTTTTACGTGCATTTTCACAACGGCGCCGAGCATACCGCCAAGCTGACGGCAAAGATCGCAGAGGAAATTTACACGCCAATCACTGCGCTTTACGGCTACGAGCCGGATGGCAAAATTCATTTCATCATCAAGGATTACGATGATTTCTCCAACGGCGCGGCGTATTATCTCGACAACAAAATCGAGATTTGGGCGAGCGCGATGGATTTCGAATTGCGCGGCACGCACAACTGGCTGCGCAATGTGATCACGCATGAGTTTACACACATGATCTCGCTCGGCGCGGCACGCAAAATTACGCGGCATATTCCGGCGTTTTATTTGCAATCCCTCGGCTATGAAAAAGAGAAACGCGAAGATGTTTTGCTGGGCTATCCCAATCGCATCGTCTCATACCCGCTTCCCTTCACCACCGTGCCGCCGTGGTTTGCCGAAGGCGTGGCGCAATATCAATTGCCGGAATTGCAATACGATTTGTGGGATTCGCACCGCGACATGATGCTGCGTACCGCCATTGTCGAAAATAAAATGCTGACCTATTCCGAAATGAATTCGTTCGGCAAAAACAGCATCGGCAGCGAGCGGGTTTATAATCAGGGCTATTCTTTTGCCGGTTATATCGCCGGGCGCTACGGCATCGAAGCGCTGAAAAGAATTTCAAACAACATGCGCAGCCCGTGGCGTTTTTCCTTTGACAGCGCCATTAAAAAGGCCGTCGGCAAAAGTGGCGCGGAGCTGTATCGCGAGTGGAAAAAATATCTCGAAGAAAAGTACGCGACGCAATTGCGCGAGATTCAAACGCATAAAGTCGAAGGCGAGCTGCTGCAAGCCAAAGGCTCGGCGAATTTTTTCCCGCGCTGGTCGCCGGACGGCAAGTCCCTCGCCTTTCTCACCAACGCCGGGATGGATTATATCGGACAGACGGCGTTGGTGATTCGCGATCAAGCCACCGGCAAAATCAAGGCGGTCAAAGGCGGCATCCATTCCGCTTTCGCATGGTCGCCGGATGGAAAGCAAATCGTGTACTCGCGTAAATCGGAAAACAATCACGGCCGCTCGATGTTTTATGATTTGTATCTCTACGATCTCCAATCCGGCAAAGAGCAACGTTTGACGGAAAGCGCCCGCGCGCAAAGCCCGAGCTGGTCGCCGGACGGCAAACGCATTGTCTGCGCGGTGAACGGCGACGGCACGCAAAACCTCGCGCTGTTGTATCTCGAAACAAAGAAGCTGAAAATTCTCACGGCTTACAGAAATCAGGAACAGGTTTACACGCCGCAGTGGTCGCCGGAGGGCGGAAAAATTTTGTTCGGTTCCTCGCGCCTGCGCGGCCGCGATCTTTATGTTTATGATTTGCGCGCCGGGCAAATCTCGCCGGTTTTTGCTGATTCGCCCAATGATGGCAATCATCCCACCGACCGCCGCGACGCCGTTTTCAGCCCCGACGGCAAGAAAATTTATTTCAGTTGGGATGAGAGCGGCATTTTCAACATTTATTCGCACGATCTCGAAACCAGGCAAACCGCGCCGTTGACCAACGTCATCGGCGGCGCTTTCATGCCGTCGGTGAATCAAAATGGCGAGTTGGTGTTCAGCACCTTCGTCGCCGAAGGTTACAAGATCGCGCTTTTGAAGAATCCGCAGCCGCTGCCAACCGAACAGATACGCTATCTCACTTACGCTGAAGACGGCGTCAAACTGGCCTCGCGTGACGGCAACGGCGCGCTCGCCAATCTCGACGTGAGCGGCATCAAGCACGCGGCGTATGACGACAGCAAGGTTCCCGATTATCAGGCCAAGCCGTACAGCGGGCATTACACCGCCGTCGCCTTTTTGCCGCGCGTGGCGTTCGATTATGGCACGACGAAAGTGGGCGGCTATTTTTATTCCGGCGACATGCTGGATAAATACAATTTCATCGGCGGCTTCGCCGCCAACCGCGCGAAGGATTACGACGCGTTTTTATTGCTCGATTACAAAAAGCTCGGCCCGGTTTTTTTTATTGAAGGCTACAATCAAGTCCTTCATACCGACGTTGACGGCATCGGCTTGCGCTACAATTTATGGCAGGTGGATGCCGGGGCGCGCAAATGGTTCAACAGCCGGCATCGTTCGAAGCTCAGCTTCACCTACAGCAACTACAACGCAAAAATCACCGACGTGATCAACGGTGCGAAAGTGAGTTTTGCTTACACGTATTATATCGGCAAAGCTGTTTCGTTCGAACATATTTACACGCAACGCAGCCGAGCCGTCGATGGCGAGATCAACCCGCGCGCCGGGCGCGACGTGCGGTTTCGTTACAGCCGCGAGTTCAACGATTTTATCCGTTCCGATCCGGATGATGCATTTCGCCCGACCAAGTACGGCACCTTTGTCGAGAATTACGATCCGCATAATTTGCATCGTTTCGAGCTGGATTGGACCGAGCACTTCGGCTTGCCCGGCCGTTCGGGTCTGACGCTGTACGGCCGCGGTGGTTTGTTGACGCCGAACGCCAACAACTTTTTCTATTTTTTTGCCGGCGGCTTGCCCGGGGTGCGCGGTTATCCGTATTACAGCATGGAAGGCCGTTATCTGGCGCACGGCCGGATCACTTATCGGTTCCCGCTTTTCCGGCGCATGGATTTTTCGCTGCTGCATCTTTATTTTGACAAATTGTATCTCGGCGTGTCGTACGATTACGGCGGCGCGTTTGTCAACACCAAAGTCGTTCGCAACAAATTGCACGACAGCATCAATCTGCAGGCGCGCCTGAGCCTGTCGTCGTTTTATGTTTTCCCGACGCAAATTTTCTTCAACGCCGCGTACGGCTTCGACAAATTCAAAAACCGCGGCGTCACCTACGGCCAGGAATGGCGTTACTATTTCGGCCTGGCGTTCGGGTTTCTGGATGAGTGA
- a CDS encoding NAD(P)H-hydrate dehydratase, with product MENPTDFTKLPRVLTAEEMQAVDQYTIEKLNLIGRVLMENAGRAVFAAIRERWAPLAGKRAMVLCGKGNNGGDGFVVARYLGEAGVTCEMCLIGSANELRGDAAANYAVLTRVGYTIREIQHFEELPDLRHADFIVDALLGTGVRGPLLGLMAQAVNRINESGRPVIAIDLPTGMNADTGEVAGPCVQADLTVTMGCRKQGLLFMPARKYAGEVIVADIGFPQMAFRQVAAEKSAKLATFLLTSEVLSNWVPRRPPNAFKNRVGQILVIAGSRGFGGAARLTAVSALRAGAGLVVLAAPESLLPQLEAATAEVIKLPLPEENGIISSAALESLQSRLQWADVIAIGPGLGLSEGAQRVVKHVLADFPGTLVLDADALNNLIGQQEAIRRAAGKIILTPHPGELSRLTGANKAAIAVNPVAIARQTAEELGQVLVLKGAPTVVASPTGEVFINSTGNAGMATAGSGDVLTGMIAGLAGQNLDPLRAALLGVFLHGMAGDLARDQLGEWSMLAGDIMEHLHVAIQQLARQRADLKI from the coding sequence ATGGAAAACCCAACTGATTTCACCAAGCTTCCTCGCGTCTTGACCGCCGAGGAAATGCAGGCCGTCGATCAATATACCATCGAAAAGCTCAACCTCATCGGCCGGGTGTTGATGGAAAATGCCGGGCGGGCGGTGTTTGCGGCCATTCGGGAAAGATGGGCGCCTTTGGCCGGCAAGCGCGCGATGGTGCTTTGCGGCAAAGGCAATAATGGCGGGGATGGTTTCGTGGTCGCGCGTTATTTGGGGGAAGCTGGCGTCACGTGCGAAATGTGTTTGATCGGTTCAGCCAATGAGTTGCGCGGCGATGCCGCCGCCAACTACGCGGTTTTAACCAGAGTGGGATATACGATTCGAGAAATTCAGCATTTCGAAGAACTGCCGGATTTGCGCCACGCCGATTTCATCGTCGACGCCCTGCTCGGCACCGGCGTGCGCGGGCCGTTGCTCGGACTGATGGCGCAAGCCGTCAATCGTATCAATGAAAGCGGCCGGCCGGTGATCGCAATTGATTTGCCGACTGGCATGAACGCCGATACCGGCGAAGTGGCGGGGCCGTGCGTGCAGGCGGATTTAACCGTTACGATGGGCTGCCGCAAGCAAGGCTTGTTGTTCATGCCGGCGCGAAAATATGCCGGTGAAGTCATCGTTGCCGACATCGGTTTTCCGCAAATGGCGTTTCGCCAAGTCGCCGCCGAGAAAAGCGCCAAGCTCGCCACATTTTTATTGACGAGCGAGGTGTTGTCGAATTGGGTGCCGCGCCGGCCGCCTAACGCCTTCAAAAATCGCGTCGGGCAAATTTTGGTGATTGCCGGCTCCCGCGGCTTCGGCGGCGCGGCGCGTTTGACCGCGGTGTCCGCTCTCCGCGCCGGCGCCGGGCTGGTGGTGTTGGCTGCGCCGGAATCACTGCTGCCGCAATTGGAAGCCGCCACGGCGGAGGTGATCAAATTGCCTCTGCCGGAGGAAAACGGCATCATCAGCTCAGCCGCGCTTGAGTCGCTGCAAAGCCGGCTGCAATGGGCTGACGTCATCGCCATCGGGCCGGGGCTTGGCCTTTCCGAAGGCGCGCAGCGCGTGGTCAAACACGTTCTGGCCGATTTTCCCGGCACGCTCGTTCTCGACGCCGATGCGTTGAACAATCTCATCGGCCAACAGGAAGCGATTCGCCGCGCCGCTGGAAAAATTATTCTCACTCCGCATCCCGGCGAGCTTTCACGCTTGACTGGCGCGAATAAAGCCGCCATCGCCGTGAACCCGGTGGCGATCGCGCGGCAAACCGCCGAAGAATTGGGGCAGGTGCTGGTTTTGAAAGGGGCGCCGACGGTTGTGGCCTCGCCAACCGGCGAAGTTTTTATCAACTCCACGGGGAATGCCGGCATGGCCACCGCCGGCAGCGGCGATGTCCTGACGGGAATGATTGCGGGTTTGGCCGGGCAGAATCTCGATCCACTGCGTGCCGCGTTATTGGGTGTATTCCTTCATGGCATGGCCGGAGATTTGGCGCGCGATCAACTTGGGGAATGGAGCATGCTGGCGGGAGATATTATGGAGCATTTGCATGTCGCGATCCAGCAGTTGGCCAGGCAACGAGCTGATTTAAAAATCTAA
- the acpS gene encoding holo-ACP synthase: MICGLGIDLVEISRIEQMLARWPERFVQRVFAPEEIALCESRSHRAAAFAARFAAKEAFSKALGTGVDKNFSWKEFAVHNHANGRPQASLSPRLTKRLQGITVHVSLSHSDHYAAAVVILEKENGKPN, from the coding sequence ATGATCTGTGGCCTCGGTATTGACCTTGTCGAAATCAGCCGCATCGAGCAGATGCTGGCGCGGTGGCCGGAACGTTTTGTTCAGCGCGTTTTTGCGCCGGAGGAAATCGCGCTGTGTGAAAGCCGCAGCCATCGAGCGGCGGCGTTTGCCGCGCGTTTTGCTGCCAAAGAGGCTTTCTCCAAAGCGCTGGGCACCGGCGTGGACAAAAACTTTTCGTGGAAGGAGTTCGCGGTGCACAACCACGCAAACGGCCGGCCACAGGCGTCGCTCAGTCCGCGACTGACCAAACGCTTGCAAGGAATCACGGTTCACGTGAGCCTCTCACATTCCGATCATTATGCGGCTGCCGTGGTCATTTTGGAAAAAGAAAATGGAAAACCCAACTGA